A genomic region of Gemmata massiliana contains the following coding sequences:
- a CDS encoding hemolysin family protein: protein MTCFAVGDPASTHWAWTIAGLLAVPALVALNGFFVAAEFALVAVRRTRLEELVNRNASGAKAALDAVAHLDRTIAATQLGITLASIALGWVGEPALARLIEPLTEAILPGAWAATAAHAVAFTLAFALITFMHVVFGELIPKTLALQTPDQTSLWVAAPLNVFVRLTRPFVALLNGTGNQILRWCGSAPAGSESNVHSVEELAMLIEETRESGVLSAQQAEFVRKVFTLSGRKVGDCMVPRERMAALDLSTPPDRILEAVRSGAHTRMPVYDGTLDKVVGVVNTKDLFHLFSLRGLVVLEDALYPPLYLAPNDCVADALELFRKERRPLAVVRDKAGQVLGLITVEDVLEQIVGQLEDEHDRPTPRLRLGRRPMLSLPPKRGA from the coding sequence ATGACCTGTTTCGCCGTCGGCGATCCGGCTAGCACCCACTGGGCGTGGACCATCGCCGGGTTACTCGCCGTTCCCGCTCTGGTTGCACTAAACGGGTTCTTCGTCGCCGCCGAGTTCGCGCTCGTCGCGGTGCGCCGAACGCGCCTCGAAGAACTGGTCAACCGAAATGCGAGTGGCGCCAAAGCCGCGCTCGACGCGGTCGCCCACCTGGACCGCACCATCGCCGCGACTCAACTCGGCATCACGCTGGCCAGCATCGCGTTGGGGTGGGTCGGTGAGCCGGCCCTCGCCCGGTTGATCGAGCCACTCACCGAAGCGATTCTGCCTGGCGCGTGGGCGGCGACCGCGGCGCACGCCGTCGCGTTCACTCTCGCGTTCGCCCTCATCACGTTCATGCACGTCGTCTTCGGGGAACTCATCCCCAAGACGCTCGCGCTCCAGACCCCGGACCAAACGTCACTGTGGGTCGCGGCCCCGCTCAACGTGTTCGTCCGGCTGACTCGGCCGTTCGTCGCGCTGCTGAACGGTACCGGTAACCAGATCCTCCGGTGGTGCGGTTCCGCGCCCGCCGGGTCCGAGAGCAACGTTCACTCGGTCGAAGAACTGGCGATGTTGATCGAGGAGACGCGCGAGTCGGGCGTGCTCTCGGCACAACAGGCCGAGTTCGTTCGCAAGGTGTTCACGCTGTCCGGCCGAAAAGTGGGCGACTGCATGGTGCCGCGCGAGCGGATGGCGGCCCTGGACCTCAGCACCCCGCCGGACCGGATACTCGAAGCGGTCCGGTCCGGCGCCCACACGCGGATGCCGGTGTACGACGGCACGCTCGACAAAGTGGTCGGCGTGGTCAACACCAAGGATCTGTTTCACCTATTCAGTTTGCGCGGGCTGGTGGTTCTGGAAGACGCGCTCTATCCGCCACTCTACCTGGCCCCCAACGACTGCGTGGCCGACGCGCTGGAACTGTTCCGCAAGGAGCGGCGCCCGCTGGCCGTGGTGCGGGACAAGGCGGGTCAGGTTCTCGGCCTCATTACCGTGGAGGATGTGCTGGAACAGATCGTCGGCCAGTTGGAGGACGAACACGACCGGCCGACACCCCGCTTGCGTCTCGGGCGCCGACCGATGCTGAGTCTCCCGCCGAAACGCGGGGCGTGA